From Nicotiana tabacum cultivar K326 chromosome 22, ASM71507v2, whole genome shotgun sequence, one genomic window encodes:
- the LOC107816628 gene encoding cinnamoyl-CoA reductase 1-like: MPSVSGQIVCVTGAGGFIASWLVKILLEKGYTVRGTVRNPDDPKNSHLRELEGAKERLTLCRADLLDFQSLREAISGCDGVFHTASPVTDDPEQMVEPAVIGTKNVITAAAEANVRRVVFTSSIGAVYMDPNRDPDKVVDETCWSDPDFCKNTKNWYCYGKMVAEQAAWDEAREKGVDLVAINPVLVLGPLLQQNVNASVLHIHKYLTGSAKTYANSVQAYIHVRDVALAHILLYETPSASGRYLCAESVLHRGDVVEILAKFFPEYPIPTKCSDVTKPRVKPYKFSNQKLKDLGLEFTPVKQCLYETVKSLQEKGHLPIPTQKDEIIRIQS, from the exons ATGCCGTCAGTTTCCGGCCAAATCGTTTGTGTTACTGGCGCCGGAGGTTTCATTGCCTCTTGGCTCGTTAAAATTCTTCTGGAAAAAGGTTACACTGTTAGAGGAACAGTACGGAATCCAG ATGATCCCAAAAATAGTCATTTGAGGGAGCTTGAAGGAGCAAAAGAGAGGCTGACTCTGTGCAGAGCTGATCTTCTTGATTTCCAGAGTTTGCGAGAAGCAATCAGCGGCTGTGACGGAGTGTTCCACACAGCTTCGCCTGTCACTGATGATCCA GAACAAATGGTGGAGCCAGCAGTTATTGGTACTAAGAATGTGATAACGGCAGCAGCAGAGGCCAACGTGCGACGTGTGGTGTTCACTTCCTCAATTGGTGCTGTGTACATGGACCCAAACAGGGACCCTGATAAGGTTGTCGACGAGACATGTTGGAGTGATCCTGATTTCTGCAAAAACACCAAG AATTGGTATTgctatggaaagatggtggcagAACAAGCAGCATGGGACGAGGCAAGGGAGAAAGGAGTCGATTTGGTGGCAATCAACCCAGTGTTGGTGCTTGGACCACTGCTCCAACAGAATGTGAATGCCAGTGTTCTTCACATCCACAAGTACCTCACTGGCTCTGCTAAAACATATGCCAATTCAGTTCAGGCATATATACATGTTAGGGATGTGGCTTTAGCTCACATACTTCTCTACGAGACACCTTCTGCATCTGGCCGTTATCTCTGTGCCGAAAGTGTGCTGCACCGCGGCGACGTGGTTGAAATTCTGGCCAAATTCTTCCCGGAGTATCCTATCCCCACCAA GTGTTCAGATGTGACGAAGCCAAGGGTAAAACCGTACAAATTCTCAAACCAAAAGCTAAAGGATTTGGGTTTGGAGTTTACACCAGTGAAACAGTGCTTATATGAAACGGTGAAGAGCCTACAAGAGAAAGGTCACCTTCCAATTCCTACTCAAAAGGATGAGATTATTCGAATTCAGTCTTAG